One window of the Methanomassiliicoccaceae archaeon DOK genome contains the following:
- a CDS encoding tetratricopeptide repeat protein, which translates to MTEGKDAASLRELGNRYREGDGVEKDPSRAAELLSEASDLGDAQAASSLGYMLMVGEGIPADRSAAEAQLRRAADAGIATAMCNLGVLLSDTAPDESVSWFVRAAEAGSLRAVKNLAAAYSSGSGVPLDKGRAAEYYRRAADLGDADSMCVLASMLRNGDGVPVDKPGAAELYRRAADLGDSEAQYDLAFMLDAGEGIPQDRAEAERLFRLSADQGDTDACLCLGGILYERGDYGGAEGYFTDAALKGEVKAMYNLGLMYSEGSLGEPDAGKAEEWFESAAQEGFAYAQTSLAGILYGKGDVEGAALWYRRAADQGEPTAMYNLGAFGVSGMMEMDDREAMDLLVRAASAGVQEAVELLSRITRG; encoded by the coding sequence ATGACTGAAGGCAAGGACGCTGCATCCCTCAGGGAGCTGGGCAACAGGTACCGCGAGGGCGACGGTGTTGAGAAGGATCCCTCGAGGGCGGCGGAGCTCCTCTCCGAGGCCTCGGACCTGGGCGACGCCCAGGCCGCTTCCTCGCTCGGGTACATGCTCATGGTGGGCGAGGGCATCCCCGCCGACCGCTCCGCCGCGGAGGCGCAGCTGAGGAGGGCGGCGGACGCCGGGATCGCGACCGCCATGTGCAACCTCGGCGTCCTGCTCTCAGACACCGCGCCGGACGAGTCCGTGTCGTGGTTCGTCAGGGCGGCGGAGGCGGGCAGCCTCCGCGCCGTCAAGAACCTGGCAGCGGCCTACTCCTCCGGATCCGGCGTTCCCCTCGACAAGGGGAGGGCGGCGGAGTACTACAGAAGAGCCGCCGACCTCGGGGACGCTGACTCCATGTGCGTCCTCGCCTCCATGCTCCGCAACGGTGACGGCGTCCCCGTGGACAAGCCGGGCGCCGCGGAGCTCTACCGCAGAGCGGCGGACCTGGGCGACTCCGAGGCCCAGTACGACCTGGCGTTCATGCTGGACGCCGGCGAGGGCATCCCGCAGGACCGCGCCGAGGCGGAGAGGCTGTTCAGGCTGTCCGCCGACCAGGGCGACACAGATGCCTGCCTCTGCCTGGGAGGGATCCTCTACGAGAGAGGGGACTACGGAGGTGCAGAGGGATACTTCACCGACGCCGCTCTCAAGGGGGAGGTCAAGGCGATGTACAACCTGGGCCTGATGTACTCCGAGGGCTCCCTGGGGGAGCCCGACGCGGGGAAGGCGGAGGAGTGGTTCGAGTCCGCCGCCCAGGAGGGCTTCGCATACGCCCAGACCAGCCTCGCCGGGATCCTCTACGGAAAGGGCGACGTGGAAGGGGCCGCCCTGTGGTACAGGAGGGCCGCCGACCAGGGCGAGCCCACGGCGATGTACAACCTCGGAGCGTTCGGGGTCTCCGGCATGATGGAGATGGACGACAGGGAGGCAATGGACCTCCTCGTCAGGGCCGCCTCCGCCGGCGTCCAGGAGGCCGTGGAGCTCCTCTCCAGGATCACCAGAGGATGA
- the htpG gene encoding molecular chaperone HtpG: MAKKQFKAESKQLLNLMINSIYTHREIFLREIISNASDAIDKLHYRSITEPDKVTVAREDFRIDVSYDKDAGTITVSDNGIGMTKEDMDANLGVIAHSGSLDFKKEMEAGTSDVDIIGQFGVGFYSAFLVSDRVTVRSKAYGQDQAWEWTSEGADGYSIRECEKDSWGTDVIMHLRPDDEDGAYSEYLDSYRLRDLVKKYSDYVRWPIHMMVEHEDYVETGETDEEGKPKKDWVKSVRDEVVNSMVPIWQRGKDEVSDEDCKKFYMEKFRDWEEPISVIRINAEGVVNYRAMLFIPKVAPYNFYSRDFEPGLELYSSGVMIMEKCKDVLPDCFRFVRGVVDSPDLSLNISRELLQHDRQLTTIRANIEKKVKAELTRLLEEDRDTYLEFFKSFGTQLKYGVIQDYGMKADMIKDLLLFQSFDKDALVTLKEYRDAMPEGQERIYYAAAESVARARQLPQTEQVRAKGYDILLFGEDMDEFAVKTMREYDGKEFCDVAGGDLGLESEEEKKASDERAESEKDLLGFVKETLGDRVVDVRVSRKLKTHAVCLSTDGDVSLEMEKYFSSIPGGDAQNVKARRVLEVNVEHPAYAALKKAYAEDRDRAKEMAEIMYDQAVLIAGMPLDDMLGYSDRVFRLFGQ, encoded by the coding sequence ATGGCAAAGAAACAGTTCAAAGCGGAATCCAAGCAGCTTCTCAACCTCATGATCAACTCGATCTACACCCACAGGGAGATCTTCCTGAGGGAGATCATCTCCAACGCGTCTGACGCCATCGACAAGCTCCACTACAGGTCCATCACGGAGCCCGACAAGGTCACCGTCGCCAGGGAGGACTTCAGGATCGACGTCTCCTACGACAAGGACGCCGGCACGATCACTGTCTCGGACAACGGGATCGGGATGACCAAGGAGGACATGGACGCCAACCTGGGGGTCATCGCGCACAGCGGCTCCCTGGACTTCAAGAAGGAGATGGAGGCCGGCACCTCGGACGTGGACATCATCGGCCAGTTCGGCGTGGGCTTCTACTCCGCGTTCCTGGTGTCCGACAGGGTCACCGTCAGGTCGAAGGCCTACGGCCAGGACCAGGCATGGGAGTGGACCTCCGAGGGCGCGGACGGGTACAGCATCAGGGAGTGCGAGAAGGACTCCTGGGGGACCGACGTAATCATGCACCTGAGGCCCGACGACGAGGACGGCGCCTACTCCGAGTACCTGGACTCGTACAGGCTCAGGGACCTGGTCAAAAAGTACTCCGACTACGTCCGCTGGCCCATCCACATGATGGTGGAGCACGAGGACTACGTCGAGACCGGGGAGACCGACGAGGAGGGCAAGCCCAAGAAGGACTGGGTCAAGTCCGTCAGGGACGAGGTCGTCAACAGCATGGTGCCCATCTGGCAGCGCGGCAAGGACGAGGTCTCCGACGAGGACTGCAAGAAGTTCTACATGGAGAAGTTCCGCGACTGGGAGGAGCCGATCTCCGTCATCAGGATCAACGCGGAGGGCGTCGTCAACTACAGGGCGATGCTGTTCATCCCCAAGGTCGCGCCCTACAACTTCTACAGCAGGGACTTCGAGCCCGGGCTGGAGCTGTACTCCTCCGGCGTGATGATCATGGAGAAGTGCAAGGACGTCCTCCCCGACTGCTTCAGGTTCGTCAGGGGCGTCGTGGACTCCCCCGACCTGTCCCTGAACATCTCCAGGGAGCTCCTGCAGCACGACAGGCAGCTGACAACCATCAGGGCAAACATCGAGAAGAAGGTGAAGGCCGAGCTGACCAGGCTGCTCGAGGAGGACAGGGACACGTACCTCGAGTTCTTCAAGAGCTTCGGCACCCAGCTGAAGTACGGCGTCATCCAGGACTACGGCATGAAGGCGGACATGATCAAGGACCTACTGCTGTTCCAGTCCTTCGACAAGGACGCCCTCGTGACGCTGAAGGAGTACAGGGACGCCATGCCCGAGGGCCAGGAGAGGATCTACTACGCGGCGGCGGAGTCCGTCGCGAGGGCGAGGCAGCTCCCCCAGACCGAGCAGGTCAGGGCCAAGGGCTACGACATCCTCCTCTTCGGCGAGGACATGGACGAGTTCGCCGTCAAGACCATGAGGGAGTACGACGGCAAGGAGTTCTGCGACGTGGCCGGAGGGGACCTGGGCCTGGAGTCTGAAGAGGAGAAGAAAGCCTCCGACGAGAGGGCCGAATCCGAGAAGGACCTCCTCGGGTTCGTCAAGGAGACCCTGGGGGACAGGGTCGTCGACGTAAGGGTGTCCAGGAAGCTGAAGACCCACGCCGTGTGCCTGAGCACCGACGGGGACGTCTCCCTGGAGATGGAGAAGTACTTCTCCTCGATCCCCGGAGGGGACGCACAGAACGTGAAGGCCAGGCGCGTCCTGGAGGTCAACGTCGAGCACCCCGCCTACGCCGCCCTGAAGAAGGCGTACGCCGAGGACAGGGACAGGGCGAAGGAGATGGCCGAGATCATGTACGACCAGGCGGTGCTCATCGCGGGCATGCCGCTGGACGACATGCTCGGGTACTCCGACAGGGTCTTCAGGCTCTTCGGGCAGTGA
- the menA gene encoding 1,4-dihydroxy-2-naphthoate octaprenyltransferase, protein MEGVRPVKAGWYNAFRPWTLHGAVVPVLIGGALAYHHQAFDVLEWVLLALVLVGGILLQSASNLLNTYGDFSKGTDTVENETRSPELVTGVLRPKHVLLAGMLCLLVTCVIGLVFIWHVGWGILVYGILGVAGAGMYTIGPAYKYYGLGQPSVFLMMGVLMPLGTYYVLTGDIFSWEVLLVSLPNAFMITGVLTGNETRDYHEDKRAGVGTLCGHLSYENSIRLYLFMNLASYPVLLALLVSGVAPWGCALAFVALYDAHRLVRNARSAPTDPHSSFMLVPMAFRQNWHFGVLLVLGYIISYYLIPVI, encoded by the coding sequence ATGGAAGGCGTCAGACCGGTGAAGGCCGGATGGTACAACGCGTTCAGGCCGTGGACGCTCCACGGCGCGGTGGTGCCCGTTCTCATAGGCGGCGCCCTCGCGTACCACCACCAGGCGTTCGACGTCCTGGAATGGGTGCTGCTGGCCCTGGTCCTGGTGGGCGGCATACTCCTGCAGTCCGCCTCGAACCTCCTGAACACGTACGGCGACTTCTCGAAGGGGACGGACACCGTCGAGAACGAGACCCGCTCTCCGGAGCTGGTGACGGGCGTCCTGAGGCCGAAGCACGTCCTCCTGGCGGGGATGCTGTGCCTGCTGGTCACATGCGTCATCGGCCTGGTCTTCATCTGGCACGTGGGCTGGGGGATCCTGGTCTACGGCATACTCGGGGTCGCGGGCGCCGGCATGTACACGATCGGGCCGGCGTACAAGTACTACGGTCTCGGCCAGCCGTCCGTGTTCCTGATGATGGGCGTCCTGATGCCCCTGGGGACCTACTACGTCCTGACCGGGGACATCTTCTCATGGGAGGTCCTGCTGGTCTCCCTGCCCAACGCGTTCATGATCACAGGGGTCCTCACCGGCAACGAGACCAGGGACTACCACGAGGACAAGAGGGCGGGCGTGGGCACGCTGTGCGGGCACCTGTCCTACGAGAACAGCATCAGGCTGTACCTGTTCATGAACCTGGCATCGTACCCGGTGCTCCTGGCGCTGCTCGTCTCGGGCGTCGCGCCGTGGGGGTGCGCGCTGGCCTTCGTCGCGCTGTACGACGCGCACAGGCTGGTCCGCAACGCGCGCAGCGCGCCGACGGACCCGCACTCCAGCTTCATGCTGGTGCCGATGGCGTTCAGGCAGAACTGGCACTTCGGGGTGCTCCTGGTGCTGGGGTACATTATAAGTTACTATCTCATTCCGGTGATCTGA
- a CDS encoding HAD hydrolase-like protein: protein MREYALYLFDFDNTLFDTRCGIEAILREALPVLGVEYGPDSFDECLGLTMDQVYDRYMGDDRSRYRDFERSFMSVVMSDAYLGAPPFPETACVLESLRVRGKRIGVVSGKKAYKIVNLLRANGLDGYPETVVGFDETERHKPFPDPILRGMSSFDVPRDETVYVGDSPNDALAAEAAGVDCVIVDRHNQLSVEGIECTCQVDSLDELILW from the coding sequence ATGAGGGAGTACGCCCTCTACCTGTTCGACTTCGACAACACCCTCTTCGACACAAGGTGCGGGATAGAGGCCATCCTCAGGGAGGCCCTTCCCGTGCTCGGCGTGGAGTACGGCCCGGACAGCTTCGACGAGTGCCTCGGCCTGACCATGGACCAGGTCTACGACCGGTACATGGGGGACGACCGCTCCCGGTACCGGGACTTCGAGAGGTCGTTCATGTCGGTGGTCATGTCGGACGCCTACCTGGGCGCGCCGCCGTTCCCGGAGACCGCGTGCGTGCTGGAGTCCCTGAGGGTCAGGGGCAAGAGGATCGGCGTAGTCTCTGGCAAGAAGGCCTACAAGATCGTCAACCTCCTGAGGGCCAACGGCCTCGACGGCTATCCCGAGACTGTGGTGGGCTTCGACGAGACAGAGAGGCACAAGCCGTTCCCGGACCCGATACTGAGGGGGATGTCGTCCTTCGACGTCCCGAGGGACGAGACGGTCTACGTGGGCGACAGCCCGAACGACGCCCTGGCGGCGGAGGCCGCCGGCGTTGACTGCGTCATCGTGGACAGGCACAACCAGCTCAGCGTGGAAGGCATAGAGTGCACCTGTCAGGTGGACTCCCTGGACGAGCTCATCCTCTGGTGA
- a CDS encoding leucine-rich repeat protein — protein MIAVAAVSVLAASACGTEASPDDGMVFSQDGIVYETRGGFYNYVELIGVTDGFDAEDLVVPETVTHDGMSYRVTYVAPEAFKDQTSLVSVHLPETIHSLGNGAFSGCTSLSDINIPYSVTDLEETFAGCTSLEKVILSGNYYTTELRGTFQGCTSLREVSIPWTVTVGDNTFAGCDSLEYIDIGRASFVGDDAFSGCSSLTELRFSKDITLIGDRAFEDCTSLRAVTIPETDGLVIEEEAFSGCTDLESVYIGDGVEVVGDRAFEGCHSISVLTFLSVCEIGESVFAESGSIETAHIHSQTLLESLDHGNALVSLTLGGDVVDLSPRTVPSLLGLRTLVLEDGVRTVDVGTFDGSRNLELVAIPHSLEAPEGPIFDVDGECLVAGNREILDSVGIWNPIHGNLVTYNLTGMPGEADRLEYDWAVSGEWVTPEYHDRGGYTVEVSLDGDDAEEGFEMPSHDVNLDVTYHSDVRRILFYDENTLVDFQRLHLGDQIQIPETPYRYPTVGYDYEFRGWVGLEPGMVVKESTSFHSDFVRVLTDEGCGEAADGFLCFDWNSEAPVRITGDMASRLLSSNISEGLDGVSFSFETGWITLGNDDLSLISDEGVVFETYWTFNPTSRHHVTAEGSDGSVTFDVDLGWMSSNRITVVSQIGPDGELTEIESTTAWHDGFRFVRFTVTDSGDYFLDNGGPLREIPMIAIHIGAALLLGLLAVVSVVVISRRV, from the coding sequence GTGATCGCGGTTGCGGCTGTATCCGTCCTGGCCGCCTCCGCTTGCGGAACGGAGGCCTCCCCGGATGACGGCATGGTCTTCTCACAGGACGGGATCGTCTACGAGACGAGAGGCGGATTCTACAACTATGTGGAGCTGATCGGAGTGACCGACGGATTCGACGCTGAGGACCTCGTTGTTCCGGAGACCGTCACACACGATGGGATGTCCTACAGGGTGACATACGTCGCTCCGGAAGCGTTCAAGGACCAGACATCCCTGGTCTCTGTCCACCTTCCCGAGACTATACACAGTCTGGGAAACGGCGCATTCTCCGGATGCACCTCACTCAGCGACATTAACATCCCTTACTCGGTAACGGATCTGGAGGAGACCTTCGCGGGATGCACCTCCTTGGAGAAGGTCATCCTTTCCGGGAACTACTACACAACCGAACTCCGTGGAACGTTCCAAGGATGTACATCGCTAAGGGAAGTCTCGATTCCCTGGACCGTCACCGTGGGCGACAACACGTTCGCGGGATGCGATTCGCTTGAGTACATCGATATCGGACGCGCATCCTTCGTAGGTGACGATGCATTCTCTGGATGCTCGTCCCTGACCGAGCTCAGATTCAGCAAGGACATAACACTCATCGGGGACCGTGCCTTCGAGGATTGCACATCGCTAAGGGCGGTGACCATCCCCGAAACAGATGGCCTGGTCATCGAGGAGGAGGCCTTCTCAGGCTGCACCGACCTGGAATCCGTCTACATAGGCGACGGTGTCGAGGTAGTCGGAGACCGTGCCTTCGAAGGATGCCATTCCATTTCGGTACTCACGTTCCTGAGTGTCTGCGAGATTGGTGAATCCGTGTTCGCCGAGAGTGGTTCGATAGAGACGGCACACATACACAGTCAGACACTTCTTGAGAGTCTGGATCACGGAAACGCGCTTGTATCGCTCACCCTTGGTGGGGATGTGGTCGACCTGTCTCCCCGGACCGTCCCGTCGCTGTTGGGCCTGCGCACCCTCGTACTGGAGGACGGTGTCAGGACAGTAGATGTGGGGACTTTCGATGGCTCAAGAAATCTGGAGCTCGTCGCAATACCGCACAGCCTCGAGGCACCAGAGGGGCCGATATTCGATGTGGACGGCGAGTGCCTCGTCGCCGGGAATCGGGAAATCCTGGATTCTGTCGGCATCTGGAATCCGATTCATGGGAACCTGGTGACATACAACCTCACCGGCATGCCGGGAGAGGCCGACCGGCTGGAGTACGACTGGGCCGTTTCCGGAGAATGGGTCACACCTGAATACCATGACAGGGGCGGATACACAGTGGAGGTTTCACTGGACGGGGATGATGCGGAAGAAGGATTCGAGATGCCATCCCATGATGTGAATTTGGATGTCACATACCACAGCGACGTACGTAGAATACTGTTCTACGACGAGAACACCCTGGTGGACTTCCAGAGATTGCACCTCGGTGACCAGATCCAGATTCCCGAGACACCCTATCGCTACCCCACCGTGGGGTACGACTACGAGTTCAGAGGATGGGTGGGTCTGGAACCCGGGATGGTCGTGAAGGAGAGCACCTCCTTCCATTCCGACTTCGTCAGGGTTCTGACTGACGAGGGATGCGGAGAGGCGGCAGACGGTTTCCTGTGCTTCGACTGGAATTCGGAGGCACCAGTCCGCATCACCGGCGACATGGCATCACGTCTCCTCTCCTCGAACATCTCCGAGGGACTCGACGGTGTCTCGTTCTCCTTCGAAACTGGCTGGATTACTTTGGGGAACGACGATCTATCGCTTATCTCCGACGAGGGAGTGGTGTTCGAGACCTACTGGACATTTAATCCGACATCCCGGCACCATGTCACAGCAGAGGGGTCAGACGGATCGGTGACCTTCGATGTGGACCTGGGATGGATGTCTTCGAACAGGATCACGGTGGTCAGCCAGATCGGACCCGACGGGGAACTGACCGAGATCGAAAGCACCACGGCATGGCACGATGGGTTCCGCTTTGTCAGATTCACCGTCACCGATTCCGGGGACTACTTCCTGGACAACGGTGGCCCACTCAGGGAAATACCAATGATCGCGATCCATATCGGAGCGGCGTTGCTGCTGGGGTTGCTCGCCGTTGTCTCCGTGGTCGTCATATCCCGTAGGGTCTGA
- a CDS encoding EamA family transporter — MMGKAAKAVVFAVLAAVFYAVSSPLSKILLEDVSPYLMAALLYLGAGIGMTAVRAASPSKRAEERPLTKVDSPYIFGMIVLDIAAPILLMYGLLNSPASSVSLLNNFEIVATTLIALLVFGERVTPTTWVAIILITISTVILSTAGTGEISFSHGSLAVILACVCWGLENNCTRRLSDSGALRIVVIKGIFSGLGALAIAVFMGMGSPSATEVMGALALGFVSYGMSLFFYITAQASLGAAKVSAYYAMAPFIGAFISLAVLGEVLTQAFVLALVFMAAGAVVLTRETLRPEPTPAAS; from the coding sequence ATGATGGGGAAGGCGGCTAAGGCGGTCGTGTTCGCGGTGCTCGCGGCGGTGTTCTACGCCGTGAGCTCGCCCCTGTCCAAGATCCTCCTCGAGGATGTCTCGCCCTACCTCATGGCCGCGCTGCTTTACCTCGGCGCCGGGATCGGGATGACCGCCGTCAGGGCCGCGTCCCCGTCGAAGCGCGCGGAGGAGCGCCCCCTCACAAAGGTCGACTCACCGTACATCTTCGGGATGATCGTCCTGGACATCGCCGCGCCGATACTGCTGATGTACGGCCTGCTCAACTCCCCGGCGTCATCGGTCTCCCTCCTGAACAACTTCGAGATCGTCGCGACCACGCTCATCGCCCTCCTGGTGTTCGGGGAGAGGGTCACACCCACGACCTGGGTCGCCATCATACTGATCACAATCTCAACGGTCATCCTGTCCACAGCCGGTACAGGGGAGATCTCGTTCTCGCACGGCTCCCTCGCCGTCATCCTGGCATGCGTCTGCTGGGGCCTCGAGAACAACTGCACCCGCAGGCTCTCCGACTCCGGGGCGCTGAGGATCGTCGTCATAAAGGGTATCTTCTCTGGCCTCGGCGCCCTCGCGATAGCCGTGTTCATGGGCATGGGCTCCCCCTCCGCGACGGAGGTCATGGGCGCCCTGGCTCTCGGGTTCGTGTCCTACGGCATGAGCCTGTTCTTCTACATCACCGCCCAGGCCAGCCTCGGCGCTGCGAAGGTCAGCGCGTACTACGCCATGGCGCCGTTCATCGGAGCCTTCATCTCCCTCGCCGTCCTCGGCGAGGTCCTGACCCAGGCCTTCGTCCTGGCGCTGGTGTTCATGGCGGCGGGGGCCGTGGTGCTGACCAGGGAGACGCTGAGGCCGGAGCCGACCCCGGCGGCGTCGTAA
- a CDS encoding AAA family ATPase: MLLEFTLRNYGPFRDEAVLSMEKDAGDEHPDNTVICPETGRQVLTSVAVFGLNSSGKSRVFMAMGDLIRLIGSAPAPNSRIPFYNPFRLSRGSLREPTGMSIKFTADGVRYEYGIAFDSERIASEYLHSYPHGRITKVFIRDGQGFTFRRSDESSMRLISEMTPQNTPFLTMAAQLNNPVCQSVHRYLTRNIVVIGDAPMNLLWDVLSRISDDDRVKDRMVRAMGIADFGISDFIGETHSANVDDTPGLPIQLKQLLESVPDSRIVSNRLEMRHDFPNADVDESLHYFPYSIESRGTLQMFSMMGPVIEALRGGGVVLFDEFGSSLHTNISRWIVGQFSASSNPRGAQLLVNTHDLMLMDTEMLFRRDQIYFTNKDRGTGAAELYSLSDFKGVRKDLDVLKSYLSGRFDALPDIDRGDIL, from the coding sequence ATGCTTCTGGAATTCACCCTGAGGAACTACGGACCGTTCCGTGACGAGGCCGTGCTGAGCATGGAGAAGGACGCCGGCGACGAGCATCCGGACAACACCGTCATCTGCCCCGAGACCGGCAGGCAGGTGCTCACATCGGTGGCGGTGTTCGGGCTGAACTCCTCGGGGAAGTCCCGCGTTTTCATGGCGATGGGGGATCTGATCCGTCTGATCGGCTCGGCCCCGGCCCCGAATTCCCGGATCCCGTTCTACAACCCGTTCCGTCTCTCCAGAGGCTCCCTCCGGGAACCGACCGGGATGTCCATCAAGTTCACCGCGGACGGGGTGCGGTACGAATACGGTATAGCCTTCGATTCCGAACGCATCGCATCCGAGTACCTGCACAGCTATCCGCACGGTCGCATAACCAAGGTCTTCATCCGTGACGGACAGGGCTTCACGTTCAGGAGGTCGGACGAATCCTCGATGCGTCTCATATCTGAGATGACACCGCAAAACACCCCGTTCCTCACGATGGCCGCCCAACTGAACAACCCCGTATGCCAGTCCGTGCACCGTTACCTCACCCGGAACATAGTCGTCATCGGGGATGCACCGATGAACCTGCTCTGGGATGTCCTGTCCCGCATCTCGGACGACGATCGGGTGAAGGACAGGATGGTCCGTGCCATGGGCATAGCCGATTTCGGCATATCGGATTTCATCGGCGAAACCCACAGTGCGAATGTCGATGACACACCGGGGCTCCCCATCCAGTTGAAACAGCTTCTCGAGTCGGTTCCGGATTCCAGGATCGTCAGCAACAGGCTGGAGATGAGACACGACTTCCCGAACGCGGACGTGGACGAGTCGCTGCACTACTTCCCGTACTCCATCGAGTCCCGCGGAACACTGCAGATGTTCAGCATGATGGGTCCTGTGATAGAGGCCCTGAGGGGCGGGGGCGTGGTTCTCTTCGATGAGTTCGGGTCGTCCCTGCATACCAACATATCACGCTGGATCGTCGGACAGTTCTCCGCCTCCTCGAATCCCAGAGGCGCCCAGCTCCTGGTCAACACACACGACCTGATGCTCATGGACACGGAGATGCTGTTCAGGAGGGACCAGATATACTTCACCAACAAGGACAGGGGCACCGGGGCAGCGGAGCTGTACTCCCTTTCCGACTTCAAGGGTGTGAGGAAGGACCTGGATGTCCTCAAATCGTATCTGTCGGGAAGGTTCGATGCCCTCCCGGACATCGACAGGGGGGACATACTCTGA
- a CDS encoding ubiquinone/menaquinone biosynthesis methyltransferase, translated as MAEEELKKGVQFEGKEEYIKDVFTEIADYYDEMNEIMSMHMVQGWHRFMMRKAGDIRGKRCLDVGTGTGEIAFHVARTAGEGSTVVGVDITPRMLELAEKKESELDLPVKIDWQVGDALDLQFPDGSFDLVTSGYMLRNVCDIQKAVSEMHRVLAPGGKVIVAELSKPKNSVIRFFYNIYMRRVKRYGRKYDKGKSIDGRQSAYEWLTCSIEGFPYGEDMVKIFRKAGFEDARFYVKSFGAVNIYVGTR; from the coding sequence ATGGCAGAGGAAGAGCTCAAGAAGGGCGTCCAGTTCGAGGGCAAGGAGGAGTACATCAAGGATGTCTTCACCGAGATCGCGGACTACTACGACGAGATGAACGAGATCATGAGCATGCACATGGTGCAGGGCTGGCACAGGTTCATGATGAGGAAGGCGGGGGACATCCGCGGCAAGAGGTGCCTCGACGTGGGCACCGGCACCGGGGAGATCGCTTTCCACGTCGCCAGGACCGCGGGGGAGGGATCCACCGTGGTGGGCGTGGACATAACGCCCAGGATGCTGGAGCTCGCCGAGAAGAAGGAGTCCGAGCTGGACCTCCCGGTCAAGATCGACTGGCAGGTCGGCGACGCCCTGGACCTGCAGTTCCCCGACGGGTCGTTCGACCTGGTCACGTCCGGGTACATGCTCAGGAACGTCTGCGACATCCAGAAGGCCGTAAGCGAGATGCACCGCGTGCTCGCCCCCGGCGGAAAGGTCATCGTGGCGGAGCTCTCCAAGCCGAAGAACTCGGTCATCCGCTTCTTCTACAACATCTACATGAGGAGGGTCAAGAGGTACGGCCGCAAGTACGACAAGGGCAAGTCCATCGACGGGAGGCAGTCCGCGTACGAGTGGCTCACATGCTCCATCGAGGGGTTCCCTTACGGCGAGGACATGGTCAAGATCTTCAGGAAGGCCGGCTTCGAGGACGCCAGGTTCTACGTGAAGAGCTTCGGCGCCGTCAACATCTACGTGGGGACCAGATGA
- a CDS encoding tyrosine-type recombinase/integrase: MDRHTDFMMLRQTDEWLDHLRSLNRKEDTLRTHRSNVRRCLVFLMADNRSTEAEDIDQDDIQYLWKVLPVKEDVRRAYLRSLAGMIEYHTGTDVVKKADLLHNRESRERVFINDEEFRIAYVAADPFQRLILCLGAYMGLRRSEMGAIRDDDMDRGTLTIHGKGHGLEGLVAYMQIPNPVLRAVEEFRESLDGQGRRGDDYLLQARSRDGTLRRVSPTRISSAITELGRDTGIRITTHSLRRYFATTLYYKTGCDLQTVRRLMRHADVSTTLKCYVDAYDQKAKVASEKLAEHIDRLIGEDSRERGRRKDDGDGPEDPPR; the protein is encoded by the coding sequence ATGGACCGTCACACGGATTTCATGATGCTACGCCAGACAGACGAATGGTTGGACCACCTCAGGTCCCTGAACAGGAAGGAGGACACCCTCCGCACCCACCGCAGCAACGTGAGGCGCTGCCTGGTCTTCCTGATGGCGGACAACCGCAGCACCGAGGCCGAGGACATCGACCAGGACGACATACAGTACCTCTGGAAGGTCCTCCCCGTGAAGGAGGACGTCAGGCGCGCCTACCTGCGCAGCCTCGCTGGAATGATCGAGTACCACACCGGCACGGACGTGGTGAAGAAGGCCGACCTGCTCCACAACAGGGAGTCCCGCGAGAGGGTCTTCATCAACGACGAGGAGTTCCGCATCGCCTACGTCGCTGCGGACCCGTTCCAGAGGCTCATCCTCTGCCTGGGGGCCTACATGGGGCTCAGGAGGTCGGAGATGGGCGCCATCCGCGACGACGACATGGACAGGGGGACGCTGACCATCCACGGCAAGGGCCACGGCCTGGAGGGGCTGGTGGCCTACATGCAGATCCCCAACCCCGTCCTCCGCGCCGTCGAGGAGTTCAGGGAGTCGCTGGACGGCCAGGGGAGGCGCGGGGACGACTACCTCCTGCAGGCCCGCTCCAGGGACGGAACCCTCAGGAGGGTGTCGCCCACCAGGATCTCCAGCGCCATCACCGAGCTGGGCAGGGACACCGGGATCAGGATCACCACCCACTCCCTGAGGAGGTACTTCGCCACCACCCTGTACTACAAGACCGGCTGCGACCTGCAGACGGTCAGGAGGCTGATGCGCCACGCCGACGTGTCCACCACGCTGAAGTGCTACGTGGACGCCTACGACCAGAAGGCGAAGGTCGCGTCGGAGAAGCTCGCGGAGCACATAGACAGGCTGATCGGCGAGGACTCCCGCGAAAGGGGAAGGAGGAAGGACGACGGCGATGGCCCGGAGGACCCGCCCAGATGA